tggtaagtgatgcgttacttatattggttttctttggaaaatctgtgtattactgacatgtccctcatcttatacagactgaagaggcgtatgagatgcatacgcaAGCGGATCAACCTTTTGGGGAACCAAGCAGGTCATCATCGCAGAGGGATCGTAACCCTCTCCGGGAGTACATGAGGACAAGAGGATCCCGCTTCCTAaacgctatacgtggtctaggtgggtgtgccccgcaatggagggggtacgaccaacatgccatggacccgtctcgtgcctcccacagcaggcggtcctcccacagcaggcggtcATCCAGTGCTCGTGAGGAACCCGTCCGGTCAGAATCACGACATACATCTTCAGCTTCGGCGCGTCATGTCTCATGTTCCGgtgctgaggccgaggagtgcacgcagcctCCTGCGCCTGAGCAGGTTACGCTGGGTTCACTAGCACCTCcggctacgatgacacctccggcTGCAGCATCTACTCATCAGGAGGACGTCGTTGACTACACGCAGCAGACCCCTTGCTGGAGTGACCCTAATGCTTTTGACTGGGGTGCTGCAATGCATGCGACCGCCACCTTCACTGATCTACTCGGCGGACAGTCCTCCCATGATCTCAATGAACCTGGAAGTTCACATTGGTACCAGCatggcgagccttcggcacactggactccatcggagcacgttctagggccgtccacacttccgcacgaggatccttcggcatggtacatgcagaGCCGAgtaagcggggggggggggatacacgttcggtggggttcccacagggcaggcagatgatgatgaagacgaccaagggcacgcaaggcaggggcctgcgcaggctgctgggatgagagccacacacccgccagacgcttacacgccTGGAGATTGTGTGAGGCATCGTCGCCGTTGAGTAGCCAGGACAATttgtcatgacacatgtattattgattttaatgtcgaggtcatccctattatgtcttattcactgtattgttaatttaagaaattctcagtacagaggaaacaatagtagttgtaaagcataagtagcatggaacccggtacagaggttacacataaagagcgaacaacaacaaacattatcatgtacgatacgcctaaagaacataatatcatgccttaagggaataaaatatatagggttacaatagatgcttagggcgaaggaaagtggcgacgcaaattagcgtAAGAATTCCAGGTGCGATGGTCAAAGCTAtccgggtaagatggttgtcgtctccgaggtggttctgggaagttgtaaaaatgagtacgagcaaatccatcatcattttcagggtcatcggtgtcctccggagatggaagcctcggagggcggggtcgttgtggcatgaaatcgtcgtcgtcgtcatcatcttgaggtttctccgaggtggtaccacgtcctatttccctatcagttgtatggcatctcgatgttgtgcgtgaacgtcctcttgcagtgttcctagaactttctcctgtatttctgttcgaacgtctaggcatggggggcatgaaatcgtcatcgtcttcgtcctcgtcattaTCTGGATGATTCGTAGAGGTCGCCTCTGTACCCCTTTGATTCGCTGACTGTCGTcatcttctacgcgaaccaggcatcacacccccgccgaagagcatacacatcgtcaagaagtgtgagatttctttgttgatcaactgttcgtcttccgggaaagcctgacgcagaagaggaccgttcgaatcaatggaaataagataagtagggtgaccaaatgtttatatgacatacctgaatatgggatgcatactggtctggcgacattactatcgttctttgcctcctagagaaacctatcacagaaggatggtcggccagttcgcggaccctcagatacatttgacgccggtgatacaagagggccctaaggtcctcggtggttacaCATTGGAGTGGCGCGGTTAACCTAGAACAtatgggtcttgcatgcaatttcgccacggcttggattatgttgttctcctttaacggatcatcgtttccttcgcgcacaacctgtaaggaggcattaagtgctatagcgatcattgcaggtgtccatggaaagcctgtactagaggatcccgccatagatttcttgctcactgactacctacgctctgtctctgcatcaaaacacggatccatgaatatttaagaaacacgaaataaataaataaaattacatttacaatacaatggtcacttcttgtctaaaggggtacagtgcaaaccacataatgcacaataagtagtacaactaacaggtgaataacattttacaatacaaagtctctaagacagttcagtttgacagtgggctgatagtttactgacgggtcgggcaagtcctcctgtcatgtccaggttgtttgcaaagtttgcacctgcgaaggccatcaacagcatctgcttcatccatgtcaccttgcagcctcgtagatctaggccttccaggatctgtgcgtcgtgcttgtggataaggtacccacttagggccctcgatcgatttgtagttggttccgatgttaaaggaccgcatcttcggaagccatgtgctcctcaatgcatcgatcgtgaagtacggtgatacgtactgtgatccgtcattgccacctatgtccctgcaagcggctaagacatgcgagcacgggatatggtgcagttttggcttattgcatgtgcacttcacctcgttaggtccaagttgacattgctgcacggtgtccccggcgctataccctgaagcatacctatggcggcacatgacctcaaagtcattgttggccaagtcgtagatcctcgaccgatgaaagtgtgccttgctcctccttcttgatatgatttgctccaccttaggtgaaaaccgtgtgctgcacttcatagcagcattaccacgatctcgaaagtagtccgccgttctgtagaatgtgagctcaataatggcacacaacgggaggccccgtactcccttcaggacattgttgaacgcctccgctatgttcgttgtcatgatggagtacctaacatgggatacaataattttagaatagctatttgcataagaatcggtacaatatgatcattacaattctatgcgctaacctggcaccatgagtgtcatggataagggcccaacgctccgccggcttccccgctatccactggctaaatgtaccacgtgaacgactaacgatagtttggcccccaaccatttgcgcccgcagttgatcctcccctgcttgctggtctgccatcatcttgcgagtggtctcttttaactctctccatatctcattgaacttcgcctgctggttctgaagacatagccctttgaatctctttacaagcgacttgctgcggtaccttgtgtacaggttcgcgcccaagtgtcgcatgcaccatcttctctccacatcaggccatgcaatggagcagtttgtgctatcatgcagcacgtccaacgcatgcagaagacccttgttgcggtctgagatgacgcaaaatcgttccctatttcccacgacacgtgtccttaccaaggtgaggaaccacagccaactatcattgttttcactctcaaccattgcaaaggcgagaggaatgatctgattatttgcatccgccgccattgctgtcataagggtaccatggaacttgccgcttagaaatgtggcatccacgcatacaaccggcctacaatgcctgaatgcttcgatgcattgtccaaaggaccagaataacctaatgaggtatcggtcagtggtgctatatgacccatcatctagcctgatcggctcatccgccatggcccactgagtccctggattcgtcatggcaatcttctgcagcagtctcggagcattgttgtatgactcttcgaagcttccaaacagcatcttcaacgccttctgcttcgctcgccacgcggtgtagtaattgataagcatgccagtcttagtgtgcacctcccccataatcgattttggcgacaaacaaatttctgtgccaataagcgtgatgaggagttgggctacgaacctcgcatcaacggcgtggctcacattcctaatagcctcttcgctgcatgtatgtggggtgtgtctactaatcacaaaatagttctcatatttcggctgatgtgctcgtacgaagtaagggcaattcgggtgcttcgtacacctgacctcatactccgtagggttagaccgggcgcacttgtggtcccttcttgttattacagcatagttgctaataaagtggatgacctcccctctgttacgaaactgttgcccgacctgaatgtcgctattctggtatccccagttagataaggtgttatactcaacgacgacacactccaggagcccagtaccacgaaagtactggatcgccgggaccgggtcatcattgtcagcagcttcttcatccccgctaccaccgtcttcattatccatgcatcctgcatcgacctcaccagggtccactctacctccctctctactggaactgccctccccgacatgccctccatcctcttcatgcatcacctcctGGCTTGAGCCTTCCATAgtggtcactgcatcaccttgcaccagtcgtgacactatgtttacgtacaccgccatatcaaagttctcctccaatgccttgcgtgagtacaaagcccatgcgttgttcctactcatctcgaacaacgtatggacaatgaccgagctatttggaacaagccgcggccgtacaccctctaagacaacagtatgggactgctggttcacacgcaaaaggcgcataatatgtgatttcaggccatctagatcaataggtacctcaaccgaactctctatgtgctggcagttctgaattgttacaagtctcccgtgcaaaactgtgggacgttctccataataaatatggaaaatcataccgtatctcctaaataaatatacatgtaataaataataagtacaaaaataatactaattaaatagtgcaatatacaactaatatgcatctttgttgctactggacactatcttctacggttctaccaaacctaagtgattaaactaattaatcaagttaattgattaattatattactttaataaaactaattacctagattaaatcacgtaaattcatgttactatattaagtaaagaatctaatcacacttactaataaaacttatataacccaactaaatcattaatttaaatactctaatttaccaaaataatataattaatcaaatgtacttgaatgaatttaacaatatactgacgaaaTGACTAATATGCTTCTGaacgaactaagaaaaatctaattataattactaattaactacgtaattatattactttaataaaactaattacctagattaaatcccgtaaattcatgttaatatattaagtaaagaatctaatcacacttactaataaaaattatataacccaactaaatcattaatttaaatactctaatttaccaaaataatataattaatcaaatgtacttgaatgaatttaacaatatactgacgaaatgattaatatacttctgaacgaactaagaaaaatctaattataattactaattaactacgtaatctaaaaacttaccttaaggaaattgagcgcggctgctgctcgcgttgatcctctccggctgccccctctgctcgagctgcttctcctaGCGTTGCTCCGTTGCTActctcttctctccactgctgctctcttttcttctcccttctctcctttgctgctctcttctcttctcccttctctcctttgctgctctcttctcttctcccttctctcttctgcgaGCCAGGGCTTTTATTAAGCGCAAAAGCAGCATCCCGCTGGCACGCACACACCGAAAGCATCGACAGGACGTGAAAGTGACATGATGTActgaattcggcaactgaggtgccgaatacggcactgtgggctgtattcggcacctcagttgccgaatacagcagagtacagggtgtattcggcaactgaggtgccgaatacggtgttttcggattttcagtttccgaaattcaaatttcggtatttgagataccgaatacgagtgctagatttgcaaatacgtcgacatgttgtctattttcgcaaatacgatcgcgtatgttgtctaaatttccaaatttgccGATTATTTGCGGGATAAAAATGTAAGATTCTCAATCGTGTGCCAATGGTTTGTGGACCAAGTCTATATCTGAAGCCCTAGTCCAAGGTGGACAGATGTAGGGTCAATTACTCACTAATTACGCAATCAGATGGGGTGAACGATTGCggaaatcaaattaaaattttaattcacCCAAATAAAAATCCAACTTAATCTCGTATTCGACTTCTAGATAGACTGCAGACATGTTACTAAAAATGATGTATATCTAGATCCGTAACTCCGATCAACCTCAAATTTTAGTAACAGAAACTAGACAACATTACGGAGCTAACCCAACTAGAATCACGTCAATTGGATATCTAGATCAAGAGTTATGAACCATGAATGTAGTATATGACATACGGTGACAAAGAACTTGATTAAACCCTAATTTTGTGATTAAGAAAGATTTACAAAAGTTTAATCAATGAAACTTATCAGACGTAACCTATGCCTTAtgaaggttttggatggatcaaatcaAGATAAATCACATTAAACCATATATaagattcatcaaaaatcaaaagtaGAAGTTTAAATGAAGAAACCAAATCACCGACTCATCAAATAACAAAACATGATCTTCATTACATGGATGAATTCACAAGATGCATCTCCACATCATCCTTACAAGAATTTTCATAAAATCCCAAACCCTATAGggttctctcttcttcctctctctagtTGATTTCCTCTCTACTCTATCTCTCTAGATCGACAAACACCTCCAAAATCTTGTCTCTTTTTAAACCAAATCCTTGGGATATCCTCTTTTTATAACCTCCCAAGCCAACTTTGGCTAGGAATCAAAAGATACGAGTCGAATCCAACTCGGATCACCACCCAGATGGACACTACGTGTCCTATACTGTCACGTATGCATACACATGCAACGTGCACCCGCATCCTAGGCAACATCCTTGTCGTGTCCTACTTCTACACCTTCCATACCAAGTAAACAACATCCAGCTCGCACATGTACTCGCGTGACCCACAACTGAGTCCACCTTGTGCTTGCGTCCAACTCAGCTTTTCATGTATTCGACTCCGAGTCCGTCTCGTGCCTGAGTCCGGCTCTGCCTCGCACTCAACTCCTCATGGGACTGGACTCTGTGACTCCCTCATGTCACCATCATGTCTAGTCATCCATGACTGTATCGTCTTATTACATCTTCCGATACATCTTCCGACTGCATCAACCGACTAGTTGCCCACGACAACTAatgcgtgtttgcccgatcttccgaaggtaatatgataagtcgattagtggagtttcgatgttaatgatccaaagacatcgatcagaacagatcaagaaccctcgcaaccactacatcactactccgtggttatcaaccgtgctaagacgtggttgacctcgccaagaaggcttttcctgcaagcaaatcaagaatacaagtaagaacaggtagatgcaatctgaatattgctaattaccaatgaagcaatAGAGTTTGGGGTTTAGCAAACCGATAAACGACGAAActatattaaacagaataatctaaactaaaccCAAGcttaaactacgatggctactgtatatataggggggcgtgaggaggtcgacctagggttgtgtaaccgtggagagaggcgtgcacaacttggactccgactccgacacgattatcAAATcggcagggttcaaaacagtgacacaacaccttattcctttgattctgactaaactataaggaatatctggtcaagctcatatccattagaaagcgctcatcgtaagcttttcagaatgtccaagattgcctaaaacgaaattcgtatgagagagttatg
This genomic window from Phragmites australis chromosome 7, lpPhrAust1.1, whole genome shotgun sequence contains:
- the LOC133923899 gene encoding uncharacterized protein LOC133923899, which gives rise to MRHLGANLYTRYRSKSLVKRFKGLCLQNQQAKFNEIWRELKETTRKMMADQQAGEDQLRAQMVGGQTIVSRSRGTFSQWIAGKPAERWALIHDTHGARYSIMTTNIAEAFNNVLKGVRGLPLCAIIELTFYRTADYFRDRGNAAMKCSTRFSPKVEQIISRRRSKAHFHRSRIYDLANNDFEVMCRHRYASGYSAGDTVQQCQLGPNEVKCTCNKPKLHHIPCSHVLAACRDIGGNDGSQYVSPYFTIDALRSTWLPKMRSFNIGTNYKSIEGPKWVPYPQARRTDPGRPRSTRLQGDMDEADAVDGLRRCKLCKQPGHDRRTCPTRQ